In the Parasteatoda tepidariorum isolate YZ-2023 chromosome 3, CAS_Ptep_4.0, whole genome shotgun sequence genome, one interval contains:
- the LOC107451488 gene encoding ubiquitin-protein ligase E3A, with the protein MEVNENSSTECLENSSDKTFDINSVRQAFHELLKIPVWEFQKALKKAFAILLQDIDLKCDDDLKHNKKDDFNDSFQILQLRQTFNALFQVQIYEFHKSLINALIILAENVLLHLKSCQEDTTSQFILNVFVFVMEIPMMQYIDYLEDVLPVFCKAASYLSVKSQAALARIWSTCQPDCLREMLNAVHQLVSHGVIQGWFRRQYCLNNKDMIIGITKLMKIIFYASLLGGEVEDEELTGKDNELIEKGKEQESLLENNKLVKKDKEQETLFENKLGEKEDDDNNELVEGDQDVESLSNDIELVEDRELTDANNELVGRHQNESGLFLANADYEPGKNYELSEDPLSVELNIKAMDCLKPLLHFNEFYHELLSKHLEMDKDFAFVGNPLELSFILTPEVKALGLCYDNRVHMRGMRQLDGPDNSVLKLWVRRDHLIDDALVGLKMVAMESPTHFKKKLVVEFDGELGVDAGGVSKEFFQLIVQEIFNADFAMFTFNPETQTYWFNPTTFESEEQFVLIGIILGLAIYNNIILDVHFPMIVYRKLMGKKGTFHDLKDWNPSLWKGLNDLLAYTSDDLEDVFMQSYCITYTDVFGTLLTHNLKEGDDLLVNQDNKKEFVRLYSDFLLNKSISEQFEAFKKGFEMVTKDSLLYTLFRPEELEVIICGDKDFDFSALEKATKYDCGYWSESPVIKWFWEIVHHLSLEQKRKLLQFTTGSDRVPVGGLSKLKMVIVRNGDDTDRLPTAHTCCNVLLLPEYSAKEKLKDRLLKSIEYFKGFGLS; encoded by the exons atggaagttaatgaaaattcatCAACGGAGTGTTTGGAAAACTCTAGTGATAAAACTTTTGACATTAATTCAGTGAGACAAGCTTTTCATGAACTCTTGAAAATTCCAGTCTGGGAATTCCAAAAGGCGTTGAAAAAAGCTTTTGCAATTTTGCTACAAGATATAGATTTAAAGTGTGATGATGATTTAAAGCATAACAAAAAAGATGACTTTAAtgatagttttcaaattttacaattgaggcaaacttttaatgctctttttcaagtacaaatttatgaatttcataAGTCACTAATAAATGCTCTGATAATTTTAGCAGAAAATGTACTGTTGCACCTAAAGTCTTGTCAAGAGGATACCACctctcaatttattttaaatgtctttgtATTTGTTATGGAGATTCCAATGATGCAATACATTGATTATTTAGAAGATGTCTTACCAGTTTTTTGCAAAGCTGCCTCTTATTTATCAGTAAAGAGCCAAGCTGCTCTTGCTCGTATTTGGAGCACTTGCCAACCTGATTGTTTGCGCGAAATGTTAAATGCAGTTCACCAGTTAGTATCTCATGGTGTCATTCAGGGTTGGTTTAGGAGACAgtactgtttaaataataaagacatGATTATTGGTATCACAAagcttatgaaaataatattttatgctagTTTGCTTGGTGGTGAGGTTGAAGATGAAGAATTAACGGGTAAAGATAATGAATTGATTGAAAAAGGTAAAGAACAGGAATCattacttgaaaataataaattggtaaaaaaagatAAGGAACAGGAAAcactatttgaaaataaattgggAGAAAAAGAAGACGATGATAATAATGAGTTGGTGGAAGGTGATCAAGATGTGGAATCATTGAGTAATGATATTGAATTGGTGGAGGATCGGGAATTAACAGATGCAAATAATGAACTGGTCGGAAGACATCAAAATGAGTCAGGATTATTTCTTGCTAATGCTGATTATGAACCTggaaaaaattatgagttaagTGAGGATCCCCTCAGTGTTGAACTCAATATTAAAGCAATGGATTGTTTGAAACCTCTTTTAcactttaatgaattttaccATGAACTTCTTAGTAAACATCTTGAAATGGACAAGGATTTTGCTTTTGTAGGAAATCCTCTAGAACTTTCTTTCATATTAACGCCAGAAGTAAAAGCACTTGGTTTATGTTATGATAACAGAGTACACATGCGCGGCATGCGTCAACTTGATGGCCCTGATAATTCTGTTTTGAAGTTGTGGGTTCGACGAGATCATTTAATTGACGATGCATTGGTTGGG TTGAAAATGGTGGCTATGGAAAGTCCaactcattttaagaaaaaacttgttGTTGAGTTTGATGGTGAACTGGGAGTTGATGCTGGAGGAGTgtctaaagaattttttcagttaattgtgcaagaaatatttaatgctgaTTTTG caATGTTTACTTTCAATCCAGAGACACAAACTTACTGGTTTAATCCAACAACATTTGAAAGTGAGGAACAGTTTGTTTTAATAGGAATAATTTTGGGATTAGCCATTTATAACAATATCATCTTAGATGTTCATTTTCCAATGATTGTCTATAGGAAACTAATGGGGaaaaaaggaacatttcatGATTTGAAAGACTGGAATCct agccTATGGAAGGGACTGAATGATTTATTAGCTTATACTAGTGATGATTTGGAAGATGTTTTCATGCAGTCCTATTGTATAACATATACCGATGTCTTTGGAACACTGTTGACTCATAATTTAAAGGAAGGGGATGATCTTTTAGTAAACCAAGACAACAAAAAG gAGTTTGTTCGCTTGTATTCTGATTTTTTGCTCAACAAATCAATTTCTGAACAGtttgaagcatttaaaaaaggttttgagATGGTGACGAAAGACAGTTTATTATACACACTTTTCAGGCCAGAAGAGTTGGAAGTTATTATTTGTGGTGATAAG gATTTTGATTTTAGTGCATTAGAAAAAGCAACCAAATATGATTGTGGCTATTGGTCTGAGTCACCTGTAATAAA GTGGTTTTGGGAAATAGTTCACCATTTATCTCTGGAACAAAAACGAAAGCTTCTTCAGTTTACTACAGGTAGTGATAGAGTTCCTGTAGGTGGGTTGAGTAAATTGAAAATGGTCATAGTTAGGAATGGTGATGATACTGACAG gctaCCAACTGCTCATACATGTTGCAACGTGTTACTTCTTCCTGAATATTCcgcaaaagaaaagttaaaagacAGACTTTTGAAATCTATCGaatattttaaaggatttgGTTTGTCTTGA
- the LOC107451489 gene encoding nucleolar protein 14, with amino-acid sequence MVKKKNYYKKYGTLFSGESNPFNVKVNRKKHAVLGSDVKGTKGQPVISKGLNYAKRKEFLKKNSVAAQKSNTYIDKRSKNSNVSLEDQVTARFMREQQKKSKKSVFNLSGQKQDSKTFSNDDDDEEGDVSFKNNDSFDDSKSHKEIIEEMIADSKQKKMERKMEKEKYLNSLEQVDSAWKKLFTSSKINPPRSTNKILAKEPMDSNVKDPYDVSKNELKFEQKCSSISHTRSAEEIEKEEEKKHIQSEKDKLSRMRDNYDLNNFKTSNHISADAICDEYEYLPPITAENKCEESDRNNDSGEESDASQSSFEEMDHQPENNFEAEDKMFEDDDFMPDIPNHINDFKTRIEDCDAEKLTEVLENMLRKHARSKNEKVLSKLENLFEILLRYAFECCDKKIPDVELIGVLPPHLHLLANAVNTGTAQRLLNFINEEQEIFNASKKRGMKKNFPRLQTIFILKCVVSIYSTSDFRHPVVTPSMIFMCDILGSSFSSTFVNILSRLLISELILNCISDSKRFVPEAIHFLNNVLQLANPAKLKGKKNVPHSKLFDLIITDEVSAEDVPSLDLFASNKDLTDENKKIGVIFTVINQLLHFATLYSQLPSFKEIFAPVLTVCAELPVQFYPVSLKTQIKKLVELGQKSVPLQQLAFQKAKPKPLKMFEPRFECKFNHTDDLNKKRKLIKKVTQKIKKEEKSMLREIRRDAQVVAAEKLKGKLELDAERKRKVKEIYGSLSIQEGEFKKIMKKKS; translated from the coding sequence ATGGTCAAGAAGAAGAATTATTACAAGAAATATGGTACCTTATTCAGCGGCGAGTCCAATCCCTTCAATGTCAAGGTGAATCGCAAGAAGCATGCTGTGTTAGGCTCTGATGTAAAAGGTACCAAAGGACAGCCTGTCATTTCCAAAGGCCTTAATTATGCAAAACggaaagaattcttaaaaaagaatagtGTGGCTGCTCAAAAATCGAATACATACATTGATAAAAGGTCAAAAAATTCAAACGTGTCTTTAGAGGACCAGGTTACAGCACGGTTTATGCGTGaacaacaaaagaaaagtaaaaaaagtgtcTTTAATCTGAGTGGACAAAAACAAGATTCAAAAACTTTCAGCAATGATGATGACGATGAAGAGGGAGatgtttctttcaaaaataatgatagtTTTGATGATTCCAAATCTCACAAAGAGATTATTGAAGAGATGATTGCTGATAGtaagcagaaaaaaatggaaagaaagatggagaaggaaaaatatttgaattctctTGAGCAAGTTGATAGTGCTTGGAAGAAATTATTCACGAGTTCGAAAATAAATCCTCCCCGAAGTACCAATAAAATTCTCGCTAAGGAACCGATGGATTCAAATGTAAAAGATCCCTATgacgtttcaaaaaatgaacttaaatttgaacaaaaatgtaGTTCTATCAGCCACACTAGAAGTGCGGAAGAAAttgaaaaggaagaagaaaagaagCATATTCAATCGGAGAAAGACAAGCTTTCTCGAATGAGAGATAATtacgatttaaataactttaagacAAGCAATCATATATCTGCCGATGCTATTTGCGATGAATATGAATATTTGCCACCAATTACAGCTGAAAACAAGTGCGAGGAATCCGACAGAAACAACGACAGCGGAGAGGAATCTGATGCTAGCCAATCATCTTTTGAAGAAATGGATCATCAACCTGAGAATAACTTTGAAGCTGAAGACAAAATGTTTGAAGACGATGATTTCATGCCTGACATCCCCAaccatataaatgattttaaaacccGAATCGAAGACTGTGATGCCGAGAAATTAACTGAGGTTTTAGAGAATATGTTGAGAAAGCATGCAAGatcgaaaaatgaaaaagttttgtcAAAACTGGAGAATTTGTTTGAGATTCTTTTGCGTTATGCATTTGAATGTTGCGATAAAAAGATTCCCGATGTCGAACTTATTGGTGTTCTTCCACCTCACCTGCATTTATTAGCTAATGCAGTTAATACAGGAACAGCACAAAGATTgctcaattttattaatgaagaaCAAGAGATATTTAATGCTTCCAAAAAACGAGGTATGAAGAAAAACTTTCCAAGActgcaaactatttttattttgaagtgtgTTGTCTCGATCTATTCTACGTCTGATTTCCGCCATCCGGTAGTGACGCCATCTATGATTTTCATGTGTGATATTTTGGGATCCTCTTTTAGTAGTACATTTGTTAACATATTATCTAGACTTTTAATTAGTGAACTCATTTTGAACTGTATTTCTGATTCTAAAAGATTTGTCCCCGAGGCTATCCATTTCCTGAACAATGTTTTGCAGCTGGCTAATCCTGCAAAACTCAAAGGCAAAAAAAACGTGCCTCATTCCAAGCTGTTTGATCTTATCATAACCGATGAGGTTTCTGCCGAAGATGTGCCATCATTAGATTTGTTTGCTTCGAATAAAGATTTGActgatgaaaacaaaaaaataggcGTTATCTTTACCGTTATTAATCAGCTGCTTCATTTTGCGACCTTGTACAGCCAGTTACCAtccttcaaagaaatttttgcacCTGTACTAACTGTCTGTGCCGAACTACCCGTCCAGTTCTATCCGGTTTCACTGAAGACACAGATTAAAAAATTGGTTGAGCTAGGACAGAAGTCAGTGCCGCTGCAGCAACTCGCATTTCAAAAGGCTAAACCAAAGCCTTTAAAGATGTTTGAACCAAGGTTTGAATGCAAGTTCAACCACACAGATGACCTCAATAAAAAGAGGAAACTGATTAAGAAagtcacacaaaaaattaaaaaagaagagaagAGTATGCTGAGAGAGATTCGTAGAGATGCTCAAGTTGTTGCCGCTGAGAAACTGAAAGGAAAACTTGAGTTAGATGCCGAAAGAAAGCGCAAAGTTAAGGAAATTTATGGTAGTCTTTCAATACAAGAAGGggagttcaaaaaaattatgaaaaagaagtcttga